A genomic window from Pirellulaceae bacterium includes:
- a CDS encoding cold shock domain-containing protein, with the protein MTAWVRQRRKFPLAVESSIYLRESESVIEGEIQHLVIEKGFGFIKSADSGDDVFFHQSAVNAPLDTLAPGQPVRFELDPKSEKPRAGRVQIIAGASPNNSCTTSDRNSVKRFTSKSRDPRSSTSQHRSPRPRFGRAPTDWKQGFVTKLHRKTYSGFISSIEHGPEYLFAAESVSGEKQYSRLSIGDYVQFIVGKPDPETPKQPIASEVQVIEKDVKHDGNKQLARHPKARKRKPSWR; encoded by the coding sequence ATGACGGCCTGGGTTCGCCAACGACGCAAATTTCCATTGGCAGTCGAATCTTCTATTTATCTGAGGGAATCCGAAAGCGTGATTGAAGGTGAAATTCAACATTTGGTGATTGAAAAAGGATTTGGATTTATCAAATCGGCGGACAGCGGTGACGATGTATTCTTTCACCAGTCGGCGGTTAACGCACCATTGGATACATTAGCACCCGGTCAGCCGGTGCGTTTCGAGTTGGATCCCAAGTCGGAAAAACCCCGAGCCGGAAGGGTACAAATAATTGCCGGTGCAAGCCCGAACAACTCTTGCACCACCTCGGACCGAAACAGCGTCAAACGTTTCACATCGAAGTCTCGTGACCCACGTTCCTCCACGTCACAGCATCGATCGCCGCGCCCACGATTCGGTCGCGCGCCTACCGATTGGAAACAGGGATTCGTGACCAAATTACATCGAAAAACTTATTCCGGATTCATCTCTTCGATAGAACATGGCCCTGAATACTTGTTTGCGGCCGAATCGGTTTCCGGCGAGAAGCAGTACTCGCGACTTTCCATCGGTGATTACGTTCAGTTCATCGTCGGCAAGCCGGACCCCGAGACCCCCAAACAGCCGATTGCAAGCGAAGTACAGGTGATCGAGAAAGACGTCAAGCATGACGGCAACAAACAACTCGCTCGCCACCCAAAAGCTCGCAAGAGAAAGCCAAGCTGGCGTTAG
- the glgX gene encoding glycogen debranching protein GlgX, giving the protein MKVWPGKPYPLGATWDGRGVNFAIFSAHATRVEVCLFDSEQSVEETYCVPLREQTDLVWHCYLPGIRPGQLYGYRVHGPFDPESGHRFNANKVLLDPYAKAVVRTNRWADSMFGYRIGDAREDLSFDGRNNAECAPLGVVSKPGFSWKRDRPPKTPWHQTVIYETHVRGFTLANPDIRPALRGTFAGLATPAAIRHFRRLGATAIELMPVHHFVNDRHLIESGLTNYWGYNTLAFFAPDPRYTASTVMGSVTEFKTMVRRLHRAGLEVILDVVYNHTGEGNHLGPTISLRGIDNASYYRLLAENPRYYMDYTGCGNTLNMQCPHVLQLIMDSLRYWVQEMHVDGFRFDLASALARELHAVDRLGAFFDIIHQDPVLSQVKLIAEPWDLGEGGYQVGNFPILWTEWNGKYRDTVRQFWRGDGGGTVAQFATRLCGSSDLYENSGRKPYASINFITSHDGFSLHDLVSYNEKHNGQNGSDNNGDDHNFSWNCGVEGDTNDTHILELRRRQMRNFAVTLLFSQGVPMLRGGDEICHTQSGNNNVYCQDNSLSWMKWERTPDQQEFFDFICKLTRLRKRLPVLRRRRFFQGKKILGSDKVDVAWFNELGHEMQESDWNNSGSGILGVEFNGVMQDEVDDRGNVIAGNNLLLLFNASRDTRYFQLPKVPKHCYWRLLLDTAQPKVNGQRLSGMGSYRLTAHTIAVFEQRKGLTNFLGKRSRSSIPSEVRVE; this is encoded by the coding sequence GTGAAGGTTTGGCCAGGAAAGCCCTATCCGCTGGGAGCAACGTGGGACGGTCGTGGCGTGAATTTTGCGATCTTTTCCGCGCACGCAACACGTGTCGAGGTCTGCCTGTTTGATTCGGAACAATCCGTCGAAGAGACTTATTGTGTGCCGCTTCGAGAACAGACTGATCTGGTCTGGCACTGTTATCTACCCGGTATTCGTCCAGGGCAGCTTTACGGTTACCGCGTACATGGTCCCTTCGATCCTGAATCAGGTCACCGCTTCAACGCAAACAAGGTTCTGTTAGATCCGTATGCCAAGGCGGTGGTGCGCACGAATCGCTGGGCGGATTCGATGTTTGGTTACCGGATTGGCGATGCTCGAGAGGACCTTTCATTTGACGGTCGGAACAACGCGGAATGCGCGCCGTTGGGTGTGGTTTCAAAGCCTGGATTTAGCTGGAAACGTGATCGGCCCCCCAAAACACCATGGCATCAGACGGTCATTTATGAAACTCACGTCCGTGGCTTTACGCTGGCAAACCCGGACATCCGCCCTGCCCTTCGCGGCACTTTCGCCGGTTTGGCCACACCCGCCGCCATACGCCATTTTCGTCGACTTGGCGCGACAGCCATTGAGCTAATGCCCGTTCATCACTTCGTAAATGATCGGCATCTAATCGAAAGCGGTCTCACCAACTATTGGGGCTACAACACGCTGGCCTTCTTCGCTCCGGATCCCAGATACACCGCCTCGACGGTGATGGGGTCTGTCACCGAGTTTAAAACCATGGTTCGAAGACTCCACCGAGCGGGTTTAGAGGTGATACTGGATGTGGTCTACAATCACACGGGCGAAGGAAATCATCTCGGCCCGACGATCTCACTCCGCGGGATCGACAACGCCTCTTATTACAGATTGCTTGCTGAGAACCCTCGCTACTACATGGACTACACGGGATGTGGAAACACACTCAATATGCAGTGTCCGCATGTTTTGCAGTTGATTATGGATAGCTTGAGGTATTGGGTCCAGGAAATGCATGTCGATGGTTTTCGATTCGACCTCGCCAGTGCGCTTGCAAGGGAGTTACACGCCGTCGATCGGCTCGGCGCATTCTTCGATATTATCCACCAAGATCCAGTTCTGTCGCAGGTGAAATTGATTGCCGAGCCGTGGGATTTAGGAGAAGGCGGATATCAGGTCGGCAATTTTCCGATCCTTTGGACTGAATGGAACGGCAAATACCGAGATACCGTCAGGCAGTTTTGGCGAGGAGATGGCGGCGGTACGGTGGCTCAATTTGCCACAAGGTTGTGCGGAAGCAGCGATTTGTACGAAAACAGCGGGCGCAAACCCTACGCCAGCATTAATTTTATCACCTCGCACGATGGATTTTCATTGCATGATCTCGTTAGCTACAACGAAAAACATAATGGCCAAAATGGCTCCGATAATAATGGCGATGATCACAATTTCAGTTGGAATTGCGGAGTAGAAGGCGACACAAATGACACCCACATACTTGAGCTTCGGCGTCGACAAATGCGCAACTTCGCTGTCACACTGCTGTTCTCGCAGGGTGTGCCGATGTTGCGAGGTGGAGATGAAATCTGTCACACGCAAAGTGGTAACAACAATGTTTACTGCCAAGATAATTCATTGAGTTGGATGAAGTGGGAGCGAACACCAGACCAACAGGAATTCTTTGACTTCATTTGCAAGCTGACCCGGTTGCGGAAACGGTTGCCCGTCTTGCGGCGACGACGGTTCTTTCAAGGCAAAAAGATTCTTGGCTCCGACAAGGTGGACGTGGCTTGGTTCAATGAATTAGGGCATGAAATGCAAGAGTCGGATTGGAATAATTCCGGCAGTGGGATTTTAGGAGTTGAATTCAACGGGGTCATGCAGGATGAGGTGGATGATCGGGGTAACGTTATCGCGGGGAATAATCTGCTGCTGTTGTTCAATGCTTCGCGCGATACGAGGTACTTTCAGTTGCCGAAGGTGCCGAAACACTGTTACTGGCGTCTGCTGCTGGATACTGCACAGCCGAAAGTAAACGGCCAACGCCTGAGCGGGATGGGGTCGTATCGCTTGACGGCTCATACGATTGCCGTATTCGAGCAGCGAAAAGGCCTGACGAACTTTCTTGGAAAACGTTCCCGCTCAAGTATTCCGAGTGAGGTTCGTGTAGAGTGA
- a CDS encoding phytanoyl-CoA dioxygenase family protein: protein MARHHPNPISEAMAQGTPVPTDLLGDLTDCTSQVDQANILRQRLAEDGYLFLRGVVPRDQAMAARQEVFQRLSEVGEIQEPALSGIATGTSHRKTRCKDLGSFWQSVCTGAALREATHGAQMEATMSMLLDEPATAHDFLFLRPGRPGVSTRLHYDFPFFARGSQRIYTAWLALGDITIREGPLMIAEGSNAFEDLIEPIRKIDYESSSSPNVQIMEDTVKFIRNRHSRFLTGDFRAGDLIVFDMFTLHGTFDNCSPDNRVRLSCDVRWQPTSDPVDPRYRGDHPAGTTGAGYGELNGAKPLTEDWHAR from the coding sequence ATGGCGCGCCACCATCCCAATCCAATAAGCGAGGCAATGGCTCAGGGGACTCCCGTACCAACTGATTTATTGGGTGACCTGACCGATTGCACTTCACAAGTTGATCAAGCGAACATTTTGCGCCAACGTCTTGCCGAAGACGGTTACCTGTTTCTGCGTGGTGTGGTACCACGGGATCAGGCAATGGCAGCTCGACAAGAAGTTTTCCAACGACTGTCAGAAGTCGGAGAAATCCAAGAGCCAGCTTTGTCAGGAATCGCGACAGGAACCAGTCATCGAAAGACCCGCTGCAAGGATCTGGGGAGTTTCTGGCAGAGCGTCTGCACAGGCGCTGCGCTTCGAGAGGCGACTCACGGTGCACAGATGGAAGCCACCATGTCGATGCTTCTCGACGAGCCAGCAACAGCTCACGATTTCCTCTTTCTTCGTCCCGGTCGTCCCGGTGTTAGCACGCGATTGCATTACGATTTTCCGTTTTTCGCCCGAGGTTCCCAACGGATCTACACCGCTTGGCTTGCGCTGGGTGACATCACGATCCGGGAAGGTCCGCTGATGATCGCTGAAGGATCGAATGCTTTCGAAGATCTAATTGAACCGATTCGAAAAATCGACTACGAATCATCATCATCGCCCAACGTGCAGATTATGGAAGACACGGTCAAATTCATTCGCAATCGCCATTCTCGATTTCTAACAGGCGACTTTCGCGCGGGGGATTTGATCGTTTTTGATATGTTCACGCTGCATGGCACGTTTGACAATTGCTCACCGGATAATCGCGTCCGGCTATCCTGCGACGTTCGTTGGCAACCGACCAGCGACCCGGTCGATCCCCGCTATCGCGGCGATCACCCGGCGGGAACCACCGGTGCGGGCTACGGCGAACTGAACGGGGCCAAACCGCTCACCGAAGATTGGCATGCACGCTAA
- a CDS encoding DUF1080 domain-containing protein, with translation MLRRMMICAALLAFALTANAEEKKTAKPLRGLLIAGGCCHDYPNQNEIITQGLSQRANIEWEVFHGLKPRDRKLAIYQTDHWTTGYDVVVHNECYGGVQDVELVERIVKGHSERGVPLVVIHCSMHSYRNARTDEWRKLLGVTSKRHERGGRQLDVVNRAPQHPIMKHFPGSWRTPNGELYVIEKTWANCQPLATAYGQDTQQDQPVIWTNEYGKAKLFGTTLGHHNETMMSDEWLDVVARGTLWVCGKLQDDGTPQPGYEGSGEAPIKLPGVVPQLVGAVALGQPTPASWADTVPFPAAERPIELFNGKNLAGWNGQAEYFSVEDGEIVARNGKDNPPAASTYLMSKKNFSNFRLVFEGRLVTSKMHSGIALWGKPIEKQSDPYSYQGHLVMFPSGWGFWDLYRRNSIYQDDGRAKAADNQGWNQMEILAIGPRIRLAVNGQEVADWTDPQPAMCQPGPIGLQLHSNKISQEVRWRGLRLSENPEERLITIKD, from the coding sequence ATGCTGAGACGAATGATGATTTGCGCCGCGCTGCTTGCGTTCGCGTTGACTGCCAACGCCGAAGAGAAAAAGACAGCAAAACCACTTCGAGGACTTTTGATTGCGGGAGGCTGTTGTCATGACTATCCCAATCAGAATGAGATCATCACACAAGGGCTCAGCCAACGGGCAAATATTGAATGGGAGGTCTTTCACGGTCTAAAACCGAGAGATCGAAAACTGGCCATCTACCAAACCGATCATTGGACGACGGGCTATGACGTCGTTGTTCATAACGAATGCTATGGAGGTGTGCAGGACGTTGAATTAGTCGAGCGGATCGTGAAGGGGCATTCCGAACGGGGGGTTCCTCTGGTTGTGATTCATTGTTCGATGCACAGTTATCGAAACGCTCGAACGGACGAATGGCGAAAGTTGTTAGGCGTGACCTCGAAAAGACATGAGCGAGGTGGACGACAATTGGATGTTGTTAACCGAGCTCCCCAGCATCCGATCATGAAACACTTTCCCGGCAGTTGGCGGACGCCGAATGGCGAACTCTATGTGATTGAAAAGACGTGGGCTAATTGCCAGCCCTTGGCAACGGCGTACGGGCAAGATACGCAACAGGATCAGCCCGTGATTTGGACCAACGAATACGGGAAAGCAAAACTGTTTGGGACCACGCTCGGTCATCACAACGAAACAATGATGTCCGACGAATGGTTGGACGTGGTCGCGCGCGGCACCTTGTGGGTGTGTGGCAAACTGCAGGACGATGGCACTCCCCAGCCCGGTTATGAAGGGTCTGGCGAAGCTCCGATTAAACTGCCGGGTGTCGTGCCCCAGTTAGTTGGGGCGGTTGCGCTTGGGCAACCAACTCCCGCCAGCTGGGCGGACACCGTACCGTTTCCTGCTGCGGAGCGACCGATTGAGCTTTTTAACGGCAAGAATTTGGCCGGATGGAATGGCCAAGCGGAATATTTTTCTGTGGAAGATGGGGAGATCGTTGCACGGAATGGAAAAGATAATCCGCCGGCCGCCAGTACCTATTTGATGTCGAAGAAGAATTTCTCCAATTTCCGACTTGTGTTTGAGGGGCGTTTAGTGACCTCCAAAATGCACAGCGGGATCGCATTGTGGGGAAAGCCGATCGAGAAGCAGTCGGATCCGTATTCGTACCAAGGTCATCTGGTAATGTTTCCCTCAGGATGGGGTTTTTGGGATCTCTACCGAAGAAACTCCATCTATCAGGATGATGGAAGGGCAAAGGCAGCTGATAATCAAGGCTGGAATCAAATGGAGATCTTAGCGATTGGGCCGCGGATTCGCTTGGCTGTGAACGGCCAGGAAGTCGCGGATTGGACTGACCCGCAACCCGCCATGTGTCAGCCGGGTCCGATTGGCCTGCAGTTGCATTCCAATAAAATTTCTCAGGAAGTGCGTTGGCGAGGTTTACGATTGTCCGAAAACCCAGAAGAGCGTTTGATTACCATCAAAGATTAG
- the lpxB gene encoding lipid-A-disaccharide synthase produces the protein MRIFFSVGEPSGDQHAAHLIGELNQRIPNLETLGYGGPQMEAKGFQCHYPLTDLAVMGILRVLPLISQFYKLIRQADRIMEQERPDAVVLVDFPGFNWWIARKAKKHGIRVFYYLPPQLWAWAPWRIKRVRKFVDHVLCGLSFEQRWYAERGVSAEFVGHPFFDEIQEHSLDQSFLDQWKTDGKRNVAVLPGSRTHEVGQNWPIMVACIRNLARQHPDVRFLVACYSESHLQKCETVLGEETSSKQELPVHFFVRKAPEVIQVADCCLMVSGSVSLEILARVTPAVVIYYFGWMSGLMVRLLVTCKYCSLPNLMADGMLLPEFYPQGDGAAVIEQVSNKVSSWLNDENELNAVRSNLVDLRDQVAKAGATSRAADAIVRHMDHPSVRRAA, from the coding sequence ATGCGCATTTTCTTTTCGGTGGGTGAGCCGAGCGGTGATCAGCATGCGGCACATTTGATTGGGGAGCTGAATCAAAGAATTCCAAATCTTGAGACGTTGGGCTATGGTGGGCCGCAGATGGAAGCGAAGGGCTTTCAGTGTCATTACCCGCTCACTGATTTGGCGGTGATGGGGATTCTGCGCGTGCTTCCGTTGATCTCTCAGTTTTATAAGTTAATTCGTCAAGCCGATCGTATTATGGAACAGGAGCGACCGGACGCGGTTGTCCTGGTGGATTTCCCTGGTTTCAATTGGTGGATCGCCCGTAAAGCGAAGAAACACGGCATTCGAGTATTCTATTATCTTCCTCCTCAACTCTGGGCCTGGGCTCCATGGAGAATTAAACGGGTTCGCAAGTTTGTGGATCATGTTCTTTGCGGTTTGTCGTTTGAACAGCGTTGGTATGCGGAGCGGGGAGTTTCCGCAGAATTCGTCGGTCACCCTTTCTTTGATGAGATACAAGAACATTCTCTTGATCAATCTTTCTTGGACCAATGGAAGACTGATGGCAAACGAAATGTGGCTGTGTTGCCCGGTTCTCGAACTCATGAGGTGGGGCAGAACTGGCCGATCATGGTCGCCTGTATTCGTAATTTGGCTCGGCAACACCCCGACGTTCGATTCCTCGTGGCTTGTTACAGCGAGTCACATCTTCAAAAGTGTGAAACGGTTTTGGGAGAAGAGACGTCATCCAAGCAGGAATTGCCTGTGCACTTTTTTGTGCGCAAGGCACCGGAAGTGATTCAGGTGGCCGACTGTTGTCTTATGGTGTCCGGTTCGGTCAGTCTTGAGATATTGGCTCGCGTGACGCCTGCGGTCGTGATTTACTATTTCGGCTGGATGTCCGGCCTGATGGTAAGGTTGCTGGTGACCTGTAAGTACTGTTCCCTACCTAACCTGATGGCTGATGGAATGCTGTTGCCCGAATTCTATCCCCAAGGCGATGGGGCGGCTGTAATTGAGCAGGTGAGCAACAAAGTTTCATCGTGGCTGAATGATGAAAACGAACTAAACGCTGTACGATCGAATTTGGTCGATCTTCGCGATCAGGTTGCCAAAGCCGGTGCCACTTCTCGAGCTGCGGATGCGATCGTTCGACATATGGACCATCCATCGGTCCGTCGAGCAGCGTGA
- a CDS encoding beta-hydroxyacyl-ACP dehydratase, protein MEIYEHSFNHVEKYLHHRPPYLLVDRILSIDTSKVVTEKTIRGDEFFISGHFPGAPIVPGAMMQELTTQTAGVLIAARYNPMPEFDTSDPFFNEYALGVLVKVNQARYKGFARPGDTLVATVCLQEQVSGIFDFSAQVTLADQTIMRNSFQLTNIKSSVLQGK, encoded by the coding sequence ATGGAAATCTACGAGCACAGTTTTAATCACGTTGAAAAATATCTTCATCATCGTCCGCCCTATCTACTGGTTGACCGAATTTTGTCGATCGACACTAGCAAGGTCGTGACCGAAAAAACGATCCGCGGAGATGAGTTTTTCATCAGCGGGCATTTCCCTGGGGCACCGATTGTCCCCGGGGCCATGATGCAGGAATTGACGACTCAAACAGCCGGTGTGTTAATTGCCGCCCGCTACAACCCAATGCCAGAGTTTGACACGAGCGACCCATTTTTTAATGAGTATGCACTCGGCGTCTTGGTTAAGGTGAATCAAGCGCGTTACAAGGGGTTTGCAAGACCTGGCGACACGTTGGTGGCCACGGTATGCCTGCAGGAGCAGGTCAGCGGCATTTTTGATTTTTCAGCGCAGGTGACGCTGGCGGATCAAACGATCATGCGCAACAGTTTTCAGTTAACGAACATCAAATCGAGCGTGTTACAAGGGAAATGA
- a CDS encoding tetratricopeptide repeat protein, with protein sequence MGPREDFVLFLGTPLILIPLFGFAQSFWSIAGLSVFATVLAMGHYLPGLMRAYGDPQLFRRYRLRFILAPLFFLPLSLYMAANESQAFLLVVVCWGAWHWLMQTYGLVRIYDAKAKHFDSLSAQLDYALCISWFGVLYWQTDGAAGVFMRFYRAGGVLPPEMVGIFTKLWLVGTLTISVVYLWHLGRKFRRGQPPSILKISLLLVSFFFYLYAFGYSSSKLVAFGLFEGYHDIQYLAIVWVFNRGRAAQSDAGSFTRYLFRQRWPLAVLYVFLCLGFGSYDFFARSIDDVLLGQFALGIITGFALIHFYFDGFIWRIREPETRKNLGVDSTGSAVSRWRLSPSLRHGLLWAILLVPVALLFTWERAGGARTDVDACRAVLAARPNSHKAHYLLASVLSDEKKIDEALDHIQIARNLRPGYDLYEMLYGDLLMAQGVVDVDTLDEVIVAYKTALPTRLEVANLRRNLGIALSMRGQFPGAALHFEKAIELDPNDAATQVELGNTYARLQQLDLAANAYANALTLDPKNVDVLGVLGSIRMAQQRPADAIDCFRRVVKANPESVRGMVNLAMALASVQDVDLRDPIESRRLADLAAQATTTKDVAIWRDLATTYAALGDKQATEAAIQKVKQP encoded by the coding sequence ATGGGACCTCGGGAAGACTTCGTGCTTTTCCTGGGTACACCGCTGATCCTCATACCGTTATTCGGCTTTGCTCAGTCATTTTGGAGCATCGCCGGACTGAGCGTCTTCGCAACAGTGCTGGCGATGGGACACTACCTGCCGGGCTTGATGCGAGCGTACGGGGATCCGCAGCTGTTTCGACGATATCGGCTGAGATTTATCTTGGCACCTCTTTTCTTTCTGCCTCTTTCGCTTTACATGGCTGCGAACGAATCACAGGCGTTTTTGCTGGTAGTCGTTTGTTGGGGGGCTTGGCACTGGCTCATGCAGACCTACGGTCTGGTCCGAATTTACGATGCCAAGGCGAAGCATTTCGATTCCCTCTCAGCCCAATTGGATTACGCGCTTTGCATTTCCTGGTTCGGTGTTCTCTACTGGCAAACGGACGGAGCTGCCGGTGTTTTTATGCGGTTTTACCGCGCCGGCGGAGTGCTGCCACCCGAAATGGTTGGCATTTTCACCAAGCTCTGGTTGGTAGGCACGTTGACGATTTCGGTTGTCTATTTGTGGCATCTGGGGCGAAAGTTTCGGAGGGGGCAGCCCCCCAGCATTTTGAAGATTTCGTTGTTGCTGGTCTCTTTTTTCTTTTACCTCTACGCGTTCGGTTATTCCTCGAGCAAGCTGGTTGCTTTCGGACTTTTCGAAGGATATCACGACATCCAGTATCTGGCGATTGTGTGGGTGTTTAATCGGGGTCGAGCGGCTCAATCCGACGCTGGCAGTTTTACGCGTTATTTGTTTCGGCAACGTTGGCCACTTGCCGTGCTCTACGTCTTTCTTTGTCTGGGATTTGGTAGCTACGATTTTTTCGCCCGTTCAATTGACGACGTTTTGCTTGGCCAGTTTGCGCTAGGGATCATCACTGGTTTTGCCTTGATTCACTTTTATTTCGACGGTTTTATCTGGCGGATTCGTGAGCCTGAAACTCGAAAAAACTTGGGGGTGGATTCGACTGGATCCGCCGTCAGCCGATGGCGGCTTTCACCGTCCCTGCGTCATGGCTTGCTCTGGGCAATCCTGCTTGTACCGGTTGCCTTGTTGTTCACTTGGGAACGGGCTGGAGGGGCACGCACGGATGTCGATGCGTGTCGGGCAGTTTTGGCGGCTCGACCGAACAGCCACAAGGCACACTATCTACTGGCGAGCGTCCTGTCGGATGAGAAAAAGATTGATGAAGCGCTCGATCATATTCAGATAGCTCGAAATCTTAGACCCGGGTATGATCTGTACGAAATGCTCTACGGTGATCTGTTGATGGCCCAAGGAGTGGTGGATGTCGACACCTTGGACGAAGTGATTGTAGCCTACAAGACCGCTCTTCCGACGCGACTTGAGGTGGCCAATCTCCGTCGAAATCTTGGAATCGCGTTGTCCATGCGTGGGCAGTTTCCGGGCGCCGCTTTGCATTTTGAAAAAGCGATTGAATTGGATCCGAATGATGCGGCGACTCAGGTAGAGTTGGGCAACACGTACGCCCGTTTGCAGCAGCTTGATTTGGCCGCGAACGCCTACGCGAATGCGTTGACCTTGGATCCCAAAAACGTTGATGTTTTGGGAGTGTTAGGCTCGATTCGGATGGCGCAACAACGTCCCGCCGATGCAATCGACTGCTTTCGACGAGTGGTAAAGGCAAACCCGGAATCGGTGCGGGGCATGGTGAATCTCGCGATGGCGCTGGCGTCGGTTCAAGACGTGGATTTGCGCGACCCGATCGAATCGCGGCGACTTGCCGACCTGGCAGCCCAAGCGACTACGACGAAGGACGTGGCGATTTGGCGCGATTTGGCGACCACCTACGCAGCTTTAGGTGACAAACAAGCGACGGAAGCGGCAATCCAAAAGGTTAAGCAGCCATAG